The genomic DNA ACAACAgttagatcttggaagtgaaatggtcattttttttttttacaaaaacttGTCATGattcataattttgaatagtAGTGAAAGAGTTCAAGATAACTTTACCCTTAAAGTACTGTCAAGTGAAGGTTCTTTGTGTTGTGCTTTCAGCCACAAGAAGATAAAAGATTTCACAACCTTGCTTTAGAGGTGTGGACAGAAGATGATTGTGTGGACTGGTTAGATTTCATTGGTTTGGGACATTTTGCAACAGAGTTCAGAGGTTTGTATGATTGCACAGTATTTGTTGTGCCAACCTTAATTGAAAGTTTTCAGTGAACATGATATCAAATGATGATTGGACAGTAATAGATCAAACCtaaaaattagaatttgaaCTATCACCTCCTCATATCAATAGTTACTtacaatttttaagtttttcaggGAACAGTTTTTTAAATGTCATTGCCTCAGAGACAGTCAAAATAACTTGTTCTTTTAAGTACATGGCAATCTCCATGATAAAAAGATTATCGTTTTTACACAACTCGTTGAAACCAATGTTTGGCCAATGAAACAGGTCTCTTCAAAATTTAATGTGTAATGAATTTCTGCTatgaaattaaaacattgtttttctatttaattttgtattttcagaGCATCATGTGGATGGAAGAGTCTTAAAAAACATCAATTTCCAGTTACTTGGTTAGTATTTGACTCTGGTTTCTTTGAGGTGTAAACTCTTTGGTAGACTTTTGCTTTTAACCAACAGAAAACTGATGCAAAGAAGTTGTGCTAAAAAAGTAACTTTGGAATAAATGTTGTTTAATCTTTCATTCCAGAGGAGATTGGCATTAATTCTCCTGATGAGCGTGAAGTTATCCTCTCTGAGATATACAGACGTTTCCACCCTGAAGAAGAGGACATGTTTGAAATGGAGATTCAAGGTATGGTGCAAATGcaaattgatttgaaatatatttgaatCTAGGGGGAGAAGGGAGGGCTTTTATTGACTTAAGCAAGGTGCAGAtaactgaataaagggggtaagtttctaaagaaactgtggtgctgtatcagtgggagagtataacaaggtaatttagtattatcacctgagttgataacataaattagccaccgtaaagagtttcaaagctgatgtttaaAGTGTTagtccttcatcagagcgaaagactaagggctaatgctcaaaatgtcagcttttataCTCTctagggtggccaatttataatactaaattaccaagGTGTACATAGCTTGTGATACTCAAAACACTTATTTTTACTGCAATgcaattaattttcattgtGAAGTACATGTAGTAGCTTTACAAGTGATGTGAGAGCAAAGTGtccaagaacaaaacacaacaacagggctCAAATTTGGTCCTGTTTTTCCCACAATAGCCACAATAAGCATGTAAATTTGACATATATCAAAAGAAAGGTTAATAGAATGGGAGCATTTTGTGTAACAATTACTATTTTTCACAGGTGCTCTGCAGTCTGCCTCTGAGAAAGAGAAGATGAAAATTATGGCAGTCCTTAATGCTTTACGATCTCCAGCATTCCAAGCAGAACTTGGACTGGACACTTCCACAGGTTCTTCTTCACCTCACGGAAGTGAAGCAGGTTTTTATATGGGAGCAGAAACTGGGTCAATATCCAGTGGTGTCACAACAGGCAGTGAGGATCATTCTCAGGATATCAACATGCCTCCTCCACCGCCTCCACCCTCATGGTCACAgacagcaaagaaaacaaaaagcttGGGTAGAGAACTTGATGTAAGTtaagattttatttcttattgGAGTGTTGTTTTGTCAGCAAACTAACTTACATCTCATGTACTGAGATATAAATGTAAAATTGAAGTCAATCAATGTACGTACACAAGAAGATCAGTATTgagttttcaatgtttttagGTTCCCAATGGTGATGATTAACAAGATATTAAAGATAATATTTGCATGTTCTTCAGCCAATGAATTGTGTTTTTGCTGGTTCAAAGCACCTGATTCCCCCCTCTTGGGCCATCATAATCTTTCGAGGCAGTGTGAAGGTGTCATTTAAATCTGACATAATATATCAAACACGAGGAAGAgtgtttcatccgatatccAAACACTGAGAAGTGGTTGAGAAAatgaggcgcagccgagttttttttaaccaacttcaaggtgtttggatatcggatgaaacaccctttcgaatgtttgatatagcttctcaaaccattaataattcttggagaaaatcaaagcaaaagttcaccagaatttatgataattaagatcACATATCCAAACCTCCTTCAcagttgtaatttcctttgttttctcagcatgaattattaatgagtttgagaaagTATCTTCCTAAACCCATACTTTATGGTGAATTTTGTGAATGTTGTATTACTTTTGTGGTGTATGTTTATGAGAGAAGGGTAGGATGGGTAGGGTTCGTTACATACTTAAAGTGCTTGGTTGGTGACCAGCAGCTTGTTACAAGAAAGTCCTCATCCTTTTTTCATTGATATAATTATCGCCTTTGTGATATTAATTGGAGCTCATGTTATGCAGGACTATGAAATAATACCTAGGGCTGGGAAATCAAAGAAGCCTGGAAAGACCTCTAAAGACAAGGACAAGTCGGgagaaaaaagttcaaaaagtgAGAAGCATGGAcgcaaggaaaagaaacacaaaaggTATGAACTCGTAATGGTGAGGAAGTGATGGTGGAAAAAAAGTGTTATTCAGATAGTCCAGTTCAAGGTCTATGAATTGCTATGCTTTCTTTTGTGCCTAGTATTTATTATAGTGCTGTTATTATACtatactttttatttattaaccctttctcTTCCAAGATCGCATCAAtaatcagtaattctccttacactCTGTCATAAAATTGTTATGctgtgagtttggagaatttggtatgagatattttttttactctcatcacttgtctgcttgatattgtattgctattgtaaggagaaattatttcttggtctctcatgggagttaaagggttactgCGATGTCTTAAGGATTTCTAAACCAAGGGTGTAAGAGTAATTTTCATCTGCTTTTGTGCCCCTTGCCTCCTAGTTGTCTTTGCGGATACTAGCTGATAAATCTGAAAATAAATGTAGCTTACAATAATCATTTCTGTTCATGCTATGGCTCGGTTCCCTCACCACAACTGCCATCAATCCACAGGGTGACAAGACTTCTGGACAGCTTATCTCTAAGTACAAGTTCGTCCAAGCTGACCAAGCTCTTCCACCACTCGTCCTCGTCTTCCTCATCAGCGACAAAGAAACTCAATCCCACAATGCAGTATCTTCTGCAGGCTGGTCCCCAGGGATTGATTCGAATATGGCCGACAGCTCTCTCTGAGGAGATGAATTATTGCAGTTTCATGGTCAACATGACCACTACAAGTGCTGAGATTATCAAACTTGTCTTTGAGAAATACGAGTTAGTGGACGATCCACGGAGGTATTATGTTTGTGAAATGGGATTAGGAAAAGGAGGTAGGCCTCTTGAAATACTATCTGTACTATACTATTTGTATTATTCTTTCCCTTTCCCTGGTTTGAAATGtggattgaaaagaaaaacaagaaaatcttTAAATATGTCAAAACACTTGTTAGAAGTGtcatttttagttttaaataaCACGTCAATGCTGATTTTTTTGCACCACTTTATAAGAGTAGCATTTCTCCTTAATCTTTTCTATTCTCACATCGAGCATCTGTTTCCCAAAGTTTACAGCATTGTCCGACACATAAATCGCCATACTGTGCCGTTTCATTCTGTGGACGGCATTATCCTCGTTTTAAGCAACCAGGATCTTGTCAACAATCTTAGCTGATATTTTGTTGAATTGCTATCGCCCCTCTCCTCAGCAATATATTGTTTGTTGTCATTAACATTAATCTAATCTGCCCATTTTCCTTTCAGGTTCACGCCATGATCTTACTGATGCAGATTGTCCTCTGTTACGTCAGTGTCGTTGGACTGATCCTGACAAACAGCGCTTTGAATTGAGGAGCAGAGATGAAGGAGTGATTAAGGTAAGATTGTTTTGACTATTTCTCCTGCTGTGTGTGAGAGAAGTGGAGGCTTAATTGGTCGGACTTCATGGCAAACGGTCTGGGCTCAAACTCTAGTGGGCGGTCTTTGTAATGAGTTTTTGGGAAAGATATCTTGCACTAACAATACCTCTCTCAACTCGAGGTAGCAATTCTTTACAATACGTCCCTCAACTCGAAAGTTACAATACCATACAATACCTCTCTCAACTCGAAGTTGCGATGCTTTACAATACCTCTCTCAACTCGAAGTTACAATATCTTAAAATACCTCTCTCAATTCAAAGTTACTATGCCTTACAATGCCTCTCTCAACTCGAAGTGACAATACCTTACAATACCGGAGCTTGTTTAACCTGTAGTTCTCTTTTATTGTCTCTGTGTTTTCTAGTTGTCTGTCCGGAtaagaaggaaaatgtttttcattcggACGAATGTGGCGAgggagaatgaaaattttacaataCCTTACAATACCTCTCTCAACTCAGTAGTATCGAGCCTAATTATTCTTTCGTGTTATCGGTTCAAGACGTATTGCACAGTTGATCTTCATATTTACACGCCAATCCTCGTATTAAATGGTTATTGACTAATTTAAAGGAAGCTTTTTCTCCTGTGAAAATTGCCGCACGGGTCTGGAACTTGACTCAAATTCCAGACCTATTCGAGGGGCATTAAAATCActtttgtcactgtttttttcCGCTCAGCGGTGTAGATAGATCGTGCTATGCTCTTTTAATCTCATTAAtttctctggtttttttttcagatgttgTTTGAACTCGAAGGGTACGAAGACGATTTAGACTACCGATCCATTCCCTTATCAGCCAAGACTCCATGTACAGAAGCGCTAGAACTGATTGTCAAGAAGTTTCAGTTGCCTGGGAAGGCTAACGAGTACTATTTGGTGGAAGTGTCTGAGGAATGTGAAGGTAAAACTTTCTGTTTAtccatttaaatgaaaaattttatacCTAGAGGAACTAGCTTTCTGTTTGAAAGGCATAACCAAACTCCTTACTACCAAATTCAGCAGAAAtatgtcgcaacatttggcaATAGCTCAATTTATTGATGTCATTTTGTGCAGATGATAGAGAGGAGGTAGCTGATCACGTATGCCCTCTGAGACTGCAAATGGCGTGGAGTGCACCCGATCACGTGTTCAGGCTTTGTAGACGACCAACAGATAGTTCAACTGAtgttaatgatgataataaagatACAGTTGATGGATGGtaggtgtaaaaaaaaatccctttacGAAAAAAGAGACTAGAGTCCAAACTgcgtaaaaaatatatattaaactTGTTAAGTGAACCTCAACATTCGGCTAAAATAAAGATGTCCACATCGGTTTTCCAGTGTCAAGGTTATTTGAAAgttaaaaacgaaaaatattttgtacattAGGTacaccctttcacttccaacaATATTAGCCAGAGAATTCGGTATTGAATCGAACAAATACGTTCGTACtgatttgtccttttttttctcatcaccgTTCTGCTAAGAATGTATTGCGGTTGTAGGAACAAAATACtcttgagaaagatgtttttcgtcttgtcacgagcgtgacaagacgaaaaacatctatctctgtttctttaccgtgctcaaaacttaccatctctttCATTTCTATCTAAAATCCTCTTGGTCACTCTTAAGAGCGAAAGGGTCAAAACCACTGTTTTCTACTTGATAAGGTTTACCAACTTTTGATAAGCAGACTTTTTATTGACCCCGTACACCTTTACATTAGTCTTCGTAATCTTCACACTGTTCTTgttacatttcctatggcactgacaaggagaatttgtttaaaaattaggagcctcttaggttggtgatcattttctttcttctcatgacctttgaatttgatttaagggtgatactgAAGGGAGAAATAAGAAGCCAATCAGTCATAAGAGTCAAAGAGTTGACGTGTTTTATGTATGTCTGTTGTATGTAGGATGACAGATGCTACTGAAGATGCCTCTCAAGAACCAGGCATTACCTCAGAAGTGTCTTCGGTTCGCGATGAAGACGAGCTGGAGTTTGCACCTGTCCCAGGAAGTGTAGAAGGGAACGAAATCAAGGAGGAAATCAGTGAGGATTTGATGGAGGGTTTGAACGAGCTGGATCAGGTCATCGACGAGGAATCCGAGGTGATCGCTTCTCAGGAGTTAGAGGCTGTCCGTCATGAGCTTGCCGCCAAAGAAGAGGAGTTGAAAGAGCTACGTTTACGAAGTGACACGCTTAATGAGAGAGAGGACGAACTGATAAGCTTGCGGCGAGAGAATGAGGAACTCAAAATGCGAAGCGTAGCGCGCGGCAAGCTGTCAGAGAAGGACGAGTCTTTGGTCGAGAAAGACCATGCGTTGGAGGAGCTTCGACAAGAGAATAAAGAATTGCGGAGAAGAATTGATGACCTCGAGGAAAAGCTTAAGAATGAAACGGCTTTGCGAGATCGCGAAATCGAAAGGCTTTACGCTCGAAACAACGAACTCTCGTCCAACGAAAAGGAGCTGGAGAATTTGAGACAGTTACGCGATACCTGTGATTCTCAAGAAAAGGAACTAGAGAAGCTAAGACTTATGAATCAAGAGTCCAGCTCTGGTCAAAATGAGCTTGCTTCGAGACTTGCAGAACTGAAGCAAAAGCACAATGAATTGTTAATGGAAGTAAATGAAATGGAGAAATTGAAGCAAGTTAACCGAGAACTCACTCGCAAAGTTGACGAGGGCGATATGTTTCGACAGGAGTTGGAGAAAAGCCAAGCACAGAAGAAAGAGTTGGTTGAGAAGTTGAAGGAGTTAGAGCGCGAGAGAAGAGAATCCAAAAAAGGTGAAAACGACAGAGTGGAAAACTTGAGACAGAAAAACCTAGAGGTAGCAGCTAAGAGCAAGGACGCAGAggagatgaaaacaaatattatcaAGTTGACCGCCCAGATGCGTGAAATGGAAAAACAGAGCCAAGAGAGGGCGAACAAGCTGCAGAAAGAGCTGGAGGATGCCGCTTCCGAGAAACAACAGCTGTTGGACAGGATAGCCGAGTTGGAAGAAAGCGAAAGGAGTCAGGCTCAAAAGAAAGATGCGGAGAACAACGCAAAGGAGGTTGAGGATTTAAAACTCGAGAACATCTTCTTGGTTGAAAGGACGAAAGAAGTCGATGAACTGAAGTCAGCTGTGGCCAAACTAGCGGCAGAAGCCAAGGAAAACGAGTCCTTTAAACAGAAGTACAAAGAGCTTCGTGATGTGGAGACTGTAAGTATTGTTAAGATATCTAagatagtacgcgcgctctctTTGGTCGAAAGGTGTGTGTAGATGAGAGTATGTGAACACGCTTGTCACTCGTcgaattattttcaagaaatatttcaaaaatgtaACAGAGGATATTTTCGTGTTTACGTAGCAATCGAGGAGTTAAGAGAATTCTCCAAAGGTATGCAAACCCGAAACGCAGTCGAGGATTTGTAGTACTTTCGAGAATTCAACCCCTTTCGTGTTTAATTGAGGTTATGTAAAAGTCTTTTAGTACCTAAATAGTGCGCATTTCGTTTGGGCGTTGTTAAACAAaagccaaagtaatcacaacagtcAATTAGAGCGGAGGTAAATATCTCAAGTAATCAATGTAAGGAACTCAAAGtcaaccctaacatcagtatctatattcttcatactcttCCCCATACATCCCccttggtactgacaaggagaattcgttgaacaatcaaagcttctcgggttggcgatcattttctttattctcgtgaccttaatgtttgattcaggggtgatattgtaaggagaatttagatgctggtcacttttaggggtcaaGGGGTTGAGCAAATCATCGGACTCGTTGTAAACTATTAAGGAGAAAAATTCCTGTTACACAATGACTAATCTCGCGCTTTTTACTGATCTTTTGTTATTTGGTTATTATCGTATCTGACTTGCGCAGAGCTCTGTTGTCTGTTCCTTGAGTTGTCAGGCCTATGAGAAAGGATACGTGATTTTGCGAGCTTTCCACCTTACATCAGTGTCcacaaatttgttttaactttaaCAAACTAATGTCTCCtctgttttgttctttcttACCCAGTATTTAACCAAACAGGTAAGCACCGCAGAAACAATTGCtcgacaaaaagacaaaaagctgAAGGAATCAGAAAACAAGATAAATACTTTGGTAAGTTAATGCAAGATTGGTTGTTATTGCAAGCGACGTTCTCAAGTTTATCTAGCGTATTGTGAGTGAAATTTCATGTGTGTTCTTCCCAATCAATGAATAGTTTGCGTTAAAATAGTAGCACAGGTTTAAGATCCCTTCTAAACCGGCGTAGTCCGGCGAACCTTCAAGACAAAGCCTTCTGCTGGAAATCTGCTGGAGCTTTGTTGATGTGACTTTTTTTAATGGTATTTGTGTTTGTGCAGACTGAAGCTGTAAAAGACATGGAAGCCAAGCTGGAGGAACATGAACAAAATAAGTTATACCTAGACCAGCTATTGGCCATGCTGAAGGACAGGGACCCCACCCTCTTGCACGTCATCAACACTTCGCTTGCGTCAAGGTATAGCCAATCAAAGCGAAGGAAAACATTGCAAGAAACCAATGAGAATTCAGTGTGAATATGAGCAAAGTGTTCGAatcgcgggaaaacgcgagtgactaGGCCGCATTTAGTTTTAGTCTTGTATCTGAGTGGCTTAGGATGTGGCGCGAGattttttgattggttcagaaagCTCGCGCCATCTCACGATCAGATGCAAACTGAAACAAATAGCGACTTCgtactcgcgttttcccgcgcttcgagGAGttcttgttttaactttgagttcCTGTTGGCTTCTTTTGATATATTTGATTTGCTCTGATTTTCCATTGTGATGTACTGTGATTTTGaattttacgacactcaatcaaatTACGCTTCAGTATTGTTCCACTAAATTAATTAATGTGAATTGTTCTTCTATCTTCGATATCGCTCCGTCGACCTTTACTGTATTTTGTGGCATTTAGAAATTCAgtgaaccctttaacccctgtgagtgactaaaatctaatttctcccaacgatatcacccctgaatcaaacgtgaaggtcacgagaataaaggagatgatcaccaactaaggaagctcttgattgttaaacaaattctccttgacagcaccttaagaaatgtatgaagaacagtatggagagtatgcgTACAGATGTTATGGTCTAAAGGGTGAAAGTGTATTTGAAACGTTtgtgttgttgattttttttgtagtgaACAAGAGGAATGGTGCTGAATGATGGAGTTGTTTCTGCAGTTCTTTAGATTGCCTCTTATGGCACGGACCGGAGTAGTGTTTTTGAAGTTTACCGTCGAGATGCCATACACAGATCTGTTGCTGTTAGATAGTTTGAAAACATCAGGTTAGATCAGATAGTTATTTAGGTTACTTACATTTTGAGGAGCTTGTGTAATGTTGATTCAGACTGGTTTCAAGGATGATCAGTATTAAACACACCCGTTTTTAAACGTTTTTTGTTATCAACGAGGAGACTTAGCTTAATTTATCGGTAGGATGTCGAGACATTTGTGGAGGAAACATATTGTCTCAAAAAGCCTCCGTGGCAGTGAATTTTTTCAACGGAAATGCCATTTGATTCTTAGATCTAGATTCGTCTACTATTTGATTTCCATCCTAAAATTTTACACGACATCGTTTTTAACAAAACGCAACTGGTGAACTATTAAGTAAATATATTACAAagagaaaacatatttttaaaagtacatATTTAAGGAAAACATCAGTACCTTTCACAATAAAAGGTTATCCTCGTTCATCTCGGATTTCccgagggaggggagggtatccaaaaaaacatttatagACAACAAATACTCTGAATAGAGAAAGCAATAGCCagaaaaatacttcaaagtTAATACTCTTATCAGTTAGAGGTACGGCCGACCGAAAAGCTCAGCTGTGAAATTTTCAGTGCTGCTCACCACAGCTCTATAACAAGGAAACATGTCGGCTGATTAACGAAATGCAAACCAGCGCGAAAACAGTTGCAGTGGTGTTATTACATCCCATTGGTTACACAGTTTGTTCAGAATCTGTGAGAAGGCAGCCCATGAGAAAATCgagaaaataaaggaagaaaaatcacTGAATTCTCTGTCAGAGCCGATGCTTATTTGTCGTTTTCAAACACTGGTATAAAGgtgatttgaaaagtttagttAATACGGATTGAAATTAAGactaatttttttagttaattatACAACAAATTTTAGTCattcttttttaaagattttttagaGTGTTATATGAAGATAGCGATACGCATATATTATGGGTCACATTAGAAGGTTTTTAAAGAAGTCATATCTTAATGTAATATAGGTCTCGCGCCGAGATCATATCAAGTAATCGTACGCCAATTAAACAAAGAgaatattttgtatttaattcttGCAAAATGTGTGATTTTGAATGATTTTGTGTCTTATTTTCATCGTTTATCAGTGCCATACGAGCAGAGAAAATTTCATCGACC from Pocillopora verrucosa isolate sample1 chromosome 2, ASM3666991v2, whole genome shotgun sequence includes the following:
- the LOC131790280 gene encoding uncharacterized protein isoform X5 — encoded protein: MDPLEVLRGSELDDDGLMDPPLQIMTETSESEGSDEILFEPPPMFASSDEAEVKEEVEDSDVFENGYEGDLPSPVIPSSLLEVQPQEDKRFHNLALEVWTEDDCVDWLDFIGLGHFATEFREHHVDGRVLKNINFQLLEEIGINSPDEREVILSEIYRRFHPEEEDMFEMEIQGALQSASEKEKMKIMAVLNALRSPAFQAELGLDTSTGSSSPHGSEAGFYMGAETGSISSGVTTGSEDHSQDINMPPPPPPPSWSQTAKKTKSLGRELDDYEIIPRAGKSKKPGKTSKDKDKSGEKSSKSEKHGRKEKKHKRVTRLLDSLSLSTSSSKLTKLFHHSSSSSSSATKKLNPTMQYLLQAGPQGLIRIWPTALSEEMNYCSFMVNMTTTSAEIIKLVFEKYELVDDPRRYYVCEMGLGKGGSRHDLTDADCPLLRQCRWTDPDKQRFELRSRDEGVIKMLFELEGYEDDLDYRSIPLSAKTPCTEALELIVKKFQLPGKANEYYLVEVSEECEDDREEVADHVCPLRLQMAWSAPDHVFRLCRRPTDSSTDVNDDNKDTVDGWMTDATEDASQEPGITSEVSSVRDEDELEFAPVPGSVEGNEIKEEISEDLMEGLNELDQVIDEESEVIASQELEAVRHELAAKEEELKELRLRSDTLNEREDELISLRRENEELKMRSVARGKLSEKDESLVEKDHALEELRQENKELRRRIDDLEEKLKNETALRDREIERLYARNNELSSNEKELENLRQLRDTCDSQEKELEKLRLMNQESSSGQNELASRLAELKQKHNELLMEVNEMEKLKQVNRELTRKVDEGDMFRQELEKSQAQKKELVEKLKELERERRESKKGENDRVENLRQKNLEVAAKSKDAEEMKTNIIKLTAQMREMEKQSQERANKLQKELEDAASEKQQLLDRIAELEESERSQAQKKDAENNAKEVEDLKLENIFLVERTKEVDELKSAVAKLAAEAKENESFKQKYKELRDVETYLTKQVSTAETIARQKDKKLKESENKINTLTEAVKDMEAKLEEHEQNKLYLDQLLAMLKDRDPTLLHVINTSLASSEQEEWC
- the LOC131790280 gene encoding uncharacterized protein isoform X4, with amino-acid sequence MFTLEVVQRPMQFVIEVDVGVLRGSELDDDGLMDPPLQIMTETSESEGSDEILFEPPPMFASSDEAEVKEEVEDSDVFENGYEGDLPSPVIPSSLLEVQPQEDKRFHNLALEVWTEDDCVDWLDFIGLGHFATEFREHHVDGRVLKNINFQLLEEIGINSPDEREVILSEIYRRFHPEEEDMFEMEIQGALQSASEKEKMKIMAVLNALRSPAFQAELGLDTSTGSSSPHGSEAGFYMGAETGSISSGVTTGSEDHSQDINMPPPPPPPSWSQTAKKTKSLGRELDDYEIIPRAGKSKKPGKTSKDKDKSGEKSSKSEKHGRKEKKHKRVTRLLDSLSLSTSSSKLTKLFHHSSSSSSSATKKLNPTMQYLLQAGPQGLIRIWPTALSEEMNYCSFMVNMTTTSAEIIKLVFEKYELVDDPRRYYVCEMGLGKGGSRHDLTDADCPLLRQCRWTDPDKQRFELRSRDEGVIKMLFELEGYEDDLDYRSIPLSAKTPCTEALELIVKKFQLPGKANEYYLVEVSEECEDDREEVADHVCPLRLQMAWSAPDHVFRLCRRPTDSSTDVNDDNKDTVDGWMTDATEDASQEPGITSEVSSVRDEDELEFAPVPGSVEGNEIKEEISEDLMEGLNELDQVIDEESEVIASQELEAVRHELAAKEEELKELRLRSDTLNEREDELISLRRENEELKMRSVARGKLSEKDESLVEKDHALEELRQENKELRRRIDDLEEKLKNETALRDREIERLYARNNELSSNEKELENLRQLRDTCDSQEKELEKLRLMNQESSSGQNELASRLAELKQKHNELLMEVNEMEKLKQVNRELTRKVDEGDMFRQELEKSQAQKKELVEKLKELERERRESKKGENDRVENLRQKNLEVAAKSKDAEEMKTNIIKLTAQMREMEKQSQERANKLQKELEDAASEKQQLLDRIAELEESERSQAQKKDAENNAKEVEDLKLENIFLVERTKEVDELKSAVAKLAAEAKENESFKQKYKELRDVETYLTKQVSTAETIARQKDKKLKESENKINTLTEAVKDMEAKLEEHEQNKLYLDQLLAMLKDRDPTLLHVINTSLASSEQEEWC
- the LOC131790280 gene encoding uncharacterized protein isoform X6; this translates as MDPPLQIMTETSESEGSDEILFEPPPMFASSDEAEVKEEVEDSDVFENGYEGDLPSPVIPSSLLEVQPQEDKRFHNLALEVWTEDDCVDWLDFIGLGHFATEFREHHVDGRVLKNINFQLLEEIGINSPDEREVILSEIYRRFHPEEEDMFEMEIQGALQSASEKEKMKIMAVLNALRSPAFQAELGLDTSTGSSSPHGSEAGFYMGAETGSISSGVTTGSEDHSQDINMPPPPPPPSWSQTAKKTKSLGRELDDYEIIPRAGKSKKPGKTSKDKDKSGEKSSKSEKHGRKEKKHKRVTRLLDSLSLSTSSSKLTKLFHHSSSSSSSATKKLNPTMQYLLQAGPQGLIRIWPTALSEEMNYCSFMVNMTTTSAEIIKLVFEKYELVDDPRRYYVCEMGLGKGGSRHDLTDADCPLLRQCRWTDPDKQRFELRSRDEGVIKMLFELEGYEDDLDYRSIPLSAKTPCTEALELIVKKFQLPGKANEYYLVEVSEECEDDREEVADHVCPLRLQMAWSAPDHVFRLCRRPTDSSTDVNDDNKDTVDGWMTDATEDASQEPGITSEVSSVRDEDELEFAPVPGSVEGNEIKEEISEDLMEGLNELDQVIDEESEVIASQELEAVRHELAAKEEELKELRLRSDTLNEREDELISLRRENEELKMRSVARGKLSEKDESLVEKDHALEELRQENKELRRRIDDLEEKLKNETALRDREIERLYARNNELSSNEKELENLRQLRDTCDSQEKELEKLRLMNQESSSGQNELASRLAELKQKHNELLMEVNEMEKLKQVNRELTRKVDEGDMFRQELEKSQAQKKELVEKLKELERERRESKKGENDRVENLRQKNLEVAAKSKDAEEMKTNIIKLTAQMREMEKQSQERANKLQKELEDAASEKQQLLDRIAELEESERSQAQKKDAENNAKEVEDLKLENIFLVERTKEVDELKSAVAKLAAEAKENESFKQKYKELRDVETYLTKQVSTAETIARQKDKKLKESENKINTLTEAVKDMEAKLEEHEQNKLYLDQLLAMLKDRDPTLLHVINTSLASSEQEEWC